A window of Xenopus laevis strain J_2021 chromosome 1L, Xenopus_laevis_v10.1, whole genome shotgun sequence genomic DNA:
TAAAGCCTACAAGCTAAAGAGAAAGGGCCTttgcagcccgaaacatgtcgtgtggacataaaataaaagcttattagcagttattctgcctgctgtatgttttcccaccttcTCTGATacagttaaagaagaaggaagtaatgagacacaaggtgtgagGATGGGCAAGGTAAAGAGTCAGTaaagtgagagatgtggtactgagCATGGCAGAAGTTTATAGtgtatcactagggatgtagcgaacgtcggaaaaaaagttcgcgaacatattcgcgaacttgcgcaaaaatgcgagcggttcgcgaacggttcgcgaaccccatagacttcaatgggaaggcgaactttaacatctagaaaagacatttctggccagaaaaatgattttaaagttgtttaaagggtgcaacgacctggacagtggcatgccagagggggatcaagggcaaaaatgtatctgaaaaatctgcctgtgtgtgcttggaagagatagtgtagggggagagctgttagtgatttcagggacaccagtcccactccccaacactgctagactaatagcactgggctcttatagtagtagtagtagtagtagtagtaaaacaacaaaaaaataaataaaagcagtccttacaaggactactgttattgcagcagtcagcagatgagatcagaagcaggacagctgcccactgcagctacatacagagcactgcagtagaaggtagattactagccagcaaagctacctaagcttaaatgtccctcaaacccctgcagacttctgtccctccaataacagagcagtatcaaaacgattactagccagcaaactttcaactgtccctgaaatcactaacaggcagcagctctctccctacactatctcttcagcacacacaggcagagtgaaaaaacgctgcagggcttcggtttttatagggaaggggagtggtccaggggagagcttcctgattggctgccatgtacctgctggtctggggtgagagggcaaaaaaaagcgccaacaatggcgaacccaaaatggcgaacgtcgcgcgacgttcgcgaacttccggcgagcgcgaacacccgatgttcgcgcgaacaagttcgccggcgaacagttcgcgacatctctatgtaTCACATCGGAGGGAAAGGAAAAGTAAACTAGTGAGAGTTacgtttttacttttaatataataatgcatagaaatgattatataaataatcttAATGCCATAAAAACTAAACATTAATTATCAAGAAATAGcagctctttttaaatgtattgtttctGTATTTATTCTTATAGAAGCATGTTCTCACTGTGCTAAATGGTCATATATTATGGAGCCTGAGAATAATACTGCAGTGAGTGAATTTATACTAATGGGATTTTCACACTCAAAAGGGATGAGAATTCCACTATTTACACTATTCCTGTGCATTTATATATTAACTCTTTTAGGCAATTTCTTATTAATACTGACTGTTACAGGGGATCCTCATCTGCACAGGCCCATGTACCTCTTCCTAATGAATCTCTCTTATTTGGACATTTGGTTAGCTACAGTCACAGAGCCCAAATTGCTGACCACCTTTTCCGAGCAAACAAAGGCCATTTCCTTCCAAGGGTGTATGACCCAACTctatttttcccacttttttggAAGTACTGAATGCTTTTTGAACACTGTCATGGCTTATGATCGCTTTCTGGCCATTTGTCATCCTTTACATTACCCCACTCTAATGAGTCTCAAATtgtgtgcaaagtttgctactgggGTTTGGGTGGCTGGATTGATTCATGCTGTGATTCATACCTCATTGACATTACGCCTCCGTTTTTGTGGACCTAATAGAATAGATTATTTCTTCTGTGACGTCATTCCATTATTAAAGCTTGCTTGTGGGGATACTACAGCCAACAAGGCAATGATCATAACCAGCATTGGAGCTGTTGCATTAATGTCCTTTATTTTAATTGTGGTATCATATATCCACATCCTACAGACCATTATGAAAATTAAAAGTTCTGAGGGCAGAAGGAAGACCTTCTCTACATGTGCATCTCACATGAtctctgtgtttcttttttatgggccccctgcctttatttatttagctccAAACTCGATGAACTATTTCATAGAAGAGACTATTGCTGTTTCCTACACAACGGTGACCCCTATGCTAAATCCAATCATTTATTCTTTGAGAAACAAGGAGGTCATAACTGCTCTTAGAACAATAaccaacaaattttttaaatcacCAGACTGAGAGGTCTGTAAATTATACAGGAATTATTAATCATGTTTCATCCTTGAAGTGAAGTTCTGACAtgctactgtatgtattttattcactcaaaaaaaaattacttttctaataaatcaattgattaaagtgcttgtgctataattCATATGCTGTGACTTTCAATTGATTGTATGCTTgtgtataattaataaatatataatcttaAAAATCCATTGATTCTATGTATAATTTAAGTAacgtttttctttgttttttggtttttttttgctttaattctTCTAAAAAAATTCACCTCTTTTTAGTTAGGAAGGgaaggtttggggaggctaagcatTCCCTAGCATTTATGAAAATCTGCCCATGAATATCTACTGGCTGCCCtcctattaaatataattttgtctCCTTACATTATTGGAGTGTTTAAGTTGGGAGGAGGACCAAGGGCATCTTATATTTTGGTATGTGTGGGTAAGTTTAGATgcacaagttttgttttttttacagtttacacGACTACATATGGCTAGTAAAAGGGAAATTTAACGTGTCTGTCCACCTTAAACCAtgtattgtgggggggggggggggtaaagcaAGGGCGGTTGCCCTTCCTTTTAGGTGTTTATGCCCACCAGTTAGCGAGTGCAACCATTTGACactgcatgttttatttttgctatcTAAACAGTTGAAAATTGTATTCAATACAAAGGGGTAAAGgctatcaggcaagctaaaaCAGAGAATGAAAACAGCATTGCAATGAAGAGTAAAATgaatcaaaaatacatttttaaatatttaaatagtaaagaaaaaagaagaagcaaggAACAGCCACTTAAATTGTTTTTGTTACAAAGGCCATTCAGGCAAACTTAAGCAGATTACTGagtttttttccagcacaaaacCCCATTTGATTAATAAACTCGTGCAGTGTTTCCTTTATGATTGACTGAGCATCTGTGTACACAACTGAGGAATCAGTTATTGAagtttaatttctagtagacccaattctaataatacaaTCATAGATGCATGGGTCAATcaggaagaaattcaaaagagactagaacatgttaaggtAAACCAAGGTCTAGGACTGGATGATATCCATACCCAGTTACTAAATGAGCTGTGTTTCCAAACCAATTTACTTAGTGGTAATAAAGCTTTTGGAAGAGGTAATAAGATAAATGATACTTGAATATATTGGAagcacaatactatgagtttgtgccagcatggttttatatataatagatttttCCAGACTTATCTAGCCACTTTCTATGAGGAAGTGACTCTGCTTAGACTATGCATTTGATACAATACCCCACACTAATTAACTCATTACTTTAACAATGGATGTTTTCCTGAACAAGCATAGTATCCAAGGCCACAGTGGTCTGAAcctctacagttagtttagtataggtatcaattatatagtgaataaagtaccccctattgtaaaatataaggatattatcagttaccgaggagtttcatgaccatataaaaacacaaggccgaaggccgagtgtttttatacaggtcatcgaactccgaggcaacttctaatatcctcatattttgcaactgggggtactttattcattataatacacaagtttcagtgagtcatgtgacagaaatgacatcagaactcaccgtttataactgatgacatcagaactcaccgtttataaggatataatttacaggatattcaaggcttttgtgtattatatatagatatataatttatatatatgagTGTATTGCTAAGTCTGTATAGGCATGTGTATACAAATATGCACATTTGCATGGGAGTCATTTgtaagggttgaacttgatggatttaacTACTTAACATTGTAACACTAATCAGATTATTAAAATGAAGCAATGTCATCTTCTTTTAAACCACTTACAGAGATTTCTTTCAAATGGAACTTGCCTCATCTGAGTTTTTATGGACCGCTATACTGCTGAGTTTCATGTAAAAGATGAGAGTAATTTGCACAATAGTAAATCAAAACTGAATTGAATAAATAGAtgtttgaaattgaaaaattgtTAGAGGATATTCCCAAATTATCAGGTCTGGCACTCATAACAGCAGGGA
This region includes:
- the LOC108695629 gene encoding olfactory receptor 10G7, producing MEPENNTAVSEFILMGFSHSKGMRIPLFTLFLCIYILTLLGNFLLILTVTGDPHLHRPMYLFLMNLSYLDIWLATVTEPKLLTTFSEQTKAISFQGCMTQLYFSHFFGSTECFLNTVMAYDRFLAICHPLHYPTLMSLKLCAKFATGVWVAGLIHAVIHTSLTLRLRFCGPNRIDYFFCDVIPLLKLACGDTTANKAMIITSIGAVALMSFILIVVSYIHILQTIMKIKSSEGRRKTFSTCASHMISVFLFYGPPAFIYLAPNSMNYFIEETIAVSYTTVTPMLNPIIYSLRNKEVITALRTITNKFFKSPD